The DNA sequence TGACTCTACCTTGTGTGGGAAAATTTGGATGTTGTTTTGGTTCTCATTGCTGAATGATACTCATCGTCTTCTCTTCGCCTTGTACCATTGCAGGGGAAGAAAGAGTGCTTTGCATCTTGTCTCTTTGTCTGTTATGACGTAATACGGCCTGATGTTGCTCTCGAATTAGCTTGGATGAATGGCATCATTGATTTTGCTTTCCCATATCTCTTACAGGTATATTTTTAGTGcgatttttttcatatatttctTATGGCATTGTGTTAATAAGCATTTTCTTTTGTCCACAAAATATAGTTTATTCGAGAGTATACCGGGAAGGTTGATGAACTTATCAAGGAAAGAATTGAAGCGCAAAATGAGGAGAAAGCCAAAGAGAAGGAAGAGAAGGAGGTCATTGCTCAGCAggtactttttcccttttcagttccttctataataagaactacatttttctttttggtttgtcTATTAATTAATACATTTTGAATGTTCTCCAGAATATGTATGCCCAATTGCTACCACTTGCATTGCCTGCACCACCAATGCCAGGAATGGGCGGCGGGTATGGTCCCCCTCCGCCACCACCTATGGGCGGAATAGGGATGCCGCCAATGCCTCCTTTTGGCATGCCCCCAATGGGTGGCCATTACTGATCTCTAGACCGAGGACAGCAGATAATTTTGCCATGCAATGAAGATGAGTTTCATATTTAACGGATTTAATGCGGCGGATCGAGGCGTCTGCCTTCTTAGCTCACAGACCTTTCAGTGATTTTGCGGCGCTTTTGCATTGAAATTCTTTTTAGgttctaatttaatttcttttaatctttATTCCCTTTATAGATTGGGTAGTATTATCAATCCTATGGCAAGAGTTGGTCAAATTGATATTTGGTTGCCGCATGTATAGGTGATTCTTTTTCACTATTCATTGTTTTCTTAGTTGTGAAGTCATGTAGGTACTCTCATTAGGAACCCCCaaattttgttctttatcttGGTATATAAAACTTTCATCCActattcaatttagtttctcttttgcCTTTTTCCAGATAAGTTTGGTTATTTTATTGTATTATCTATTTGTTAATTCTTACTTTTTCAAAGCCAACACGTTCTCAGTAACTATCTTTATGTTATTTGAGGGGAAATTGAAGTTTATATTTCATTCTACAATCATCAAAGTCAACTAACAATTTGCATTTACTTAGAATGACGATTTTTCCTATGAAAGTTGCCTCCAAATGTAAATGgaaaaattatttggtaatgtttTGGAAGTTATCAATTATAAATTgtcacattatttttattttcagaatTAACAAATTGACTCAAATACAATTGActataagtcaccaaaaaaaaaaaaaaatacaattgacTATAAGAGtcgtatattttattttctttttaaaaaagcgGTTATATGAGATGTCAAAGTTCAAGAATAAGTCAACAGTtcaataaggaaaaaaaaaagagttcaaaAAAGGAAACAAATGAAGAATATTGATAAATTCATAAGATAATGATTACAGGGTTTAATGATCTAGATAATCTAGAACTTCACCTTTTGTTTGAATTTAGTCATAAAATGTATTCGAGAGCAacctaattatattttgttattactaGTGGTATAGGGAACCCAATTGAATAGCTGCCAGATAAATATTTGATTAGCTTCTTTTTATTGACTAAGTTTACTTTTGGAGAATTGGTAGAACCTTCTAGTAATAACAACCTAAGCCAGTGGATCATTCGATATTGAAAAAGTTTTCAAACTGTCTAGAAATTTACACACTTGGGTAGGTTCCAGTGATCACTTCACAACCAATAACATAATGACACAAAGGTTATCAAGTCTTAGCTTGTTAAAAGCTACCACGTCCTTCGTTGGTAAGTTTATGTTGATATCGAGTTTAATAAATTCTCTAAGAACATTCGGTAGATCATCTTGTTtagttataatattttataaaatgaaatattttaaaagttcatcaaaatttattatttttatttattaattagttattaatatttaaaaatataaattaaaaatatattattaaattattaaattaaaaaaataaattaataattaaaaataataacaaaaaataataaattttaatcatttttaaacaTTTCTCTTCTAAAATAGTAATTCATcatcttaaaaaatatttgtggGACACATCTTTTAGAAACTCGGTTTTAGCCcatctttttatcattttaaaatagaatataaaatttattaaaaatattatatatatactaaaaattaattattatgtatttgtatatttaatattttaatatatattttatatttgtagttaattttgatatatcttaatattgttgaaattttattttgaggAGTAAATAGTGAAATTGATTTCTAAAAGATTATTTGTTTTTTAACTTattctttgaaaaaaaattttaattaaattcgtcttttaaagattttaaattaatcatattagtctttttgccattttttttgttGATGGTATCAAaatttgttggatttggatcctctaaagtttgaatttcactttagagagtaaagtgtgatcttctacacttgaataatttttctttcatatttattattagtcTAACCTATGAAATCAATGAtgagaaatcacactttactctctaaagtaaaattcaaactttagaagatccaaatccaaATTTATTAATGTGACACGTTAACTAACACTACAACACCCTCTTAAGAGTCTCAATTAactattaacataataaatttatgaaattatatcaaattaaaaccTAATTGAGAGAAAAATTTGAggtattgaaattttttaatttgggattaattttatctaatttcttaaattaatcatgttaatagtcaattagaACTATTAAGTATGTTATTTAACGTACCACATCAACAAACTTTGACACCGTTAACAATGAAAGTGATGGAACTactaacatgactaatttaaaatttttaaatgataaatttaatttaaaaaaatcttttaaaaattaatttaaaaaataaataattttttaaagattaatttaactatttactTTTATTTGGAGCGTGGGTTTTCACTCTCATTCAAGAGTGACCATCTAAAAAAAATGGTCATCCTAAcgcatctttatttttattttttgaaaacgaAAAAACGAGTGTTTTGTCAGTTCCATGATTAGTAATAAAACCATGCAACTTCTCATTAGAATGAATGCCGTGGTTTTCAAGACACAGCAACACACAAGTAGTAAGTAAaaacaacacaacacaacacaaaataccatcaaaagtattttaattttaaaacataaaaaagtcTAAGgagccagcaactttgttaaattttggccagtatgtaaccagcaaaaaaaagtgagccattagatgaaatctcacaccaatctcacaccattaaaatcatcattaataGCTATTTGatgactataaatcacaaaaattgctgaccCTAACATTCCTCTTAAAACATTTATAAAAACAATACTCATAACACTCATTATCCAGTTTGCAATGATAGGGACAAGTTGCAACTTGAAGTGATGGGTTAGTAAGCAGCACTGACCCCAATTCATGGCCAAAATACTTTCACTCAATAGTTGTAATATACTAATGTCCACACACAATAATCCAATTTTAATTTATCCATTATTCCCttttccaattttttatttttatccccttAATTAGGGGTTTTATCTACTGTTCAATTTGGCATATGCAAATGTTGGCACAAAAAAAAGAAGTGGCGGTGGCAGCATCGGCAGCAAAGTCATGCCTCTTGTGACCTTGTCGCGCATGATATGTGTCTTGCCCAACTTTGAtggtaatttttataaaaataaaaataaaaacacaccaCATATTTGCCACTTCCATGTGATGTTTATTCTCTTTAATCTTTATACCATGTATTCTATATATGTTTTGTGTGCGATGAAAAGCCGCAATTGAAGCAGAACCCTCTCTATCGGTCTCATAATAATCCATTCaagttggaaaaaaaaaattggacttgcatgtcaattcaattctCATGCATATTGAGTGGTTCTTAATTGCTGCATCTTTTTATGgtcaattttataaaatactctctatactatttttttttctcacgTTAATTTTCAACTAAACATGTTAAAGATTAATTTACTGTTAATTTAAACTTTGTTTAAGGATTTACTacatacacaaaataaaaaataaacttcgATACTTATTTAAGTACACTagtaaattaacaattaaaaattttttagaacaaataatttttagtattttttgtcatCATTTAGCCAGTACAAATACTAATAAATTgtcattttattaatttatgtgtctAAATTCTAAAAAACGTGGATacaaattgtattaatttataagTACAAATTGTATCGATTTATGTGaacaaaattctaataaatataaatgtaaattatatattttttgtgtgcaAAACATTTATAAATACGGATACAAATTATTATTGGCTAAGCactggccaaaaataataatatttactgatgatataatattattcttaacTACTAAACTAATCCAAATTGATTATGGTGCATATTATACACATATGAGAGTTATAAATTACACTAGACTATTAGACTATAAAGTGAGAtttataaatgaataatatataaaaaaatattagaaatcaatattttaaaaaaaaaagtgagaaattAAATAGTGTTagcttaaatataaaataattatgctaagtgtatttgaaaaattaactactaaatcagctattcatataaaataaaaactaaatataaaatatacattaaaaataaattaaataatacttatatTTATAACATAACTATATAGTAattgtttaatgattaatttttaatgtgcaCGTAACATTTTtgataaaaacaaatataaaagaaaatattagttacttaacatattttaaaaaatattagtaacttAACATTTATTATGTATAATAAGGATTTAATTGGAAAACCATCTCTTGTGATCTATAAGTACTAAACTATGCTTTATTACTAAGGCGATGATATAATTAGATATAGATCGTATGCAAACATTATTATTGAGGCATTAATTAATAGGGAGCGTAATATTAGGATTTGAAAATACTATATAGCATAACTTAGTAATAAGGTGCTGTATTGAATTATATCATGAGAATCCTGATGATTTGAGGCATTCCCGCTGTCACAATTGGGAACAAGTGAAGAACAATGTGCAAAGCTCagaaaaagataaacaaattatattaataaatttattgctTGATTATGATCTTGGGGACAATATCCTGATGTCAGCATGCCACCCGTGAATATAAAACTCAAATTGATCGAGTTTCTTAACTAattaacattattaaaatatcacATTATGAAGTCTAGTCTTAATTAATAGCCAAGTGTTTTACCAAGTAATTAAGGTGTTTGAAAGATGAGAGGAATTCAGCAATAAGAATAATGGAGACATGTGGTATCATACGATCATATGGAGATTTGTTAATAATCACCAAATTTCATTGAATCtcgttttaaaatttagttttgttGGCCTAATCATGATTTTCCTTATCTTTATTTAACACAAAACTGAAGGCTGAAATCTGAATCATGTTATGTTTAGGTGAATGCAACTATTCAAACCATTTCTGATTCTTGATTTCTCACCGTCCACTCAAACATCCACACTAACAACCAAGCCCACCCAATCAATTCTCCCATCTTCAAGCTTCAGCTTCCACCCAACTTAccatcattttcttttttaattttttcttatatttaacGAATTTTCCATGTCGCATACAGTAAAACAATTAAGTGTGCTCgaaagacataatttattgataataaatactgagaaaattagataataatacaaattaaatattttacaatGCAAGCTGTAAATTGTGAATATTCCTTTAATCCCATTCTTATCCAACTCATTTTCCCACTTATTGCCACAACCACCACCCTGCCGGTGGAGCTTCCACCGCCGCCACACCAACCTTTTGTTCTTTCGCCTTTCCCATTTTACCCTTCCAACTTTCTCTCCTGTCCTTCCACAAAAATCCGAATATTCCCCACATGCCCCAACCTCAATTCCCGATTCTACCCTCGCCACATCATTTCCGAATTCCGAAACTACCCCTTCTTCTCCGTTTCCTGTTGCTTCTGTTATTATCGTTGCTTCTTCGTCAGACTCAGATGCCAATGCTCTCACCACTATCCATCCCTGTGTTTCCCAGTTTGCCCCTATCCCCGTAGCCAATTTACAAATTCTACCCTTCGCCGAACTCACACACTCACCTTCCCAGTTCATCTCTCCTTCTTCTTCGTCCGAGTCGAACCCCGAGTCCACCCAGTCCAAAACGCACCGAGGCGACGATTCCAAAACCTTAATGGAACCCTCACCGACCAAAAATGGATGCTGCAGAAGCTGATCGCAGCTCCACCTCTCACTCTTCTCCCTTCTCAGACACTTCTCTAGGAAGTCCCGACCGAGTTCCGATAACCGAGTCGGAAACTCAGGCAACTCGCTAGAATACCCGATCCGACTCAGCGTGTCAGCGCCGCGATCCTCCCACGGTGGCTTTCCGGTGACCATCTCAATCACCGTGCAACCCAACGACCACACGTCAGACTCCGGCCCCTGGTACTCCCGGCGAACAACCTCCGGCGCCATCCACATCGGACTCCCCCTCGAACCAACGCAACTCTCGCCGGAATATTCCGCAGCGGATCCAAAATCCGCGAGCTTCACCGCTCCGCCGTCGTCGGAAACTAGCACGTTCCTTCCCTTAACGTCGCAGTGAACAACGCCAAGAGCGTGGAGGTGGCGCAGCGCGTGAACCAAGCAGGAAGCGTAACGGCGAACCAACCGTTCGTCCACGTCAGCAGGGTCCAAATCAGCGACGGTGCCACGTGGCATGTACTCCAAGTGCAGGTTTCTGAACGTGGAAGCCCCGTTGGTCCTCTCGCACGTGACATCATCGCCGAGGAAAGTGATCACGTGAGGACTGGGAGGTAGGAGCCTCAAGATCCTAATCTCGTTCTCCAAAGCTTCAATCTGAGCCGTCGGAGCCGTTATAAGATCGACGGACTTAACTGCAAAAACGTAACCGTCTGATTTTGTAACCGCCACGTTAACGGTGCCAAAGGCGCCCCTTCCAACGCACTTGCCTCTAACCCacgttgaagttgaagaagccaTTCAGAGAATGAATTAATTTTCAGCTTTGAGCTTTGAGTTCAAATtttttgtgttgtgttgtgtgtTGAGGGCCCGAATGGGGTATTTATATGTCGAAACACGTAGTGCTTTTAGTGCGTGTTTGGTTCTAACACTCgctttttttgtttgaaattaataaatatttgttaattttacAGCGTGGAAATTGTGAGAGTGGATAATTAAGATTTAAGTAAAGCGGTGGTGACGTTGTGAGAGGCTAGCAAGTACCAAGTGGAGATGTTTTTGACGTAAATTGGATCCTAGTGGGAATCAAAGTATATGAATATCATCCTCTTTTTTCTTCCTTAGGGACTCGGTGTTCTTTCTTAATCCTTATCCATATTCTTGCATTTTCTGTTTACcctccttctcttcctctcacAATTACACATTAATTaacatttagttattaattttgtaacaaaataattgTATGAGAATCTTCGTCATTAATTAAGTTAACACATGGCTGCTATTatccaaatttttattttgaattgttGAATGGGAAATTTGTGTTCAACGAACGGCGGGGGTTAATACTACgagtatatattattttgttatgtGTGGGAGAATATTAATTTGAACATGTGGTTGTAGTGGGGAATGTGGGCTATTCTGGTAGAGAGGTGGGGGATAAGAATTGGACAGAGGGAACATAACACGGTAGTTTACTATATTAGGGGAAGGGTAAAAAAGGAATAAGAGTCGGGGGGGAGGGGGGGGAAAGAGCACCACGTGGCGCAAATTTGTTGGTCCACGACAGTGATGAAGAGAGTGCTAGAGGCCGGTAAAGATGTATGGAGAGTTGTATAGATAGAACGACAATACCCCATGATGCTTGTATGTGGCTTTAGCCACATAGTTTAGTTAGATTTCAAAATATGTGACGTGCACAACCACACTTCCATCAGATATTATATTATTCATCACATTTTAATTGTATATATCATGATTCTAATAATATTCTCATTTTCATTTGCAAATTGGACGTAACTTTGATGAGgggaattttgtaaaatttttgttGGCATGTGTAAGGTTTGAACATTGGACCATTTGGTCTTTGATTAATTAAGGTCCTCGAATCTAGTCGTATCTTTTGGAGCATGTATGTTATATGAAAGCCTAGGGCACGTTTTGGTATGTTCTTATTTATGTTGTGTTGTAAGTACAATTTGGCATGCGGGTCTTCACTTCCTCATTAAGTATTTTGGATAATTGGGGATAAGATTTTACCTCAAATAGTTTTCACCTAATTCGGCCTAAAACTATATAATTGAAATTCACCAAAGTCAAGGTTCAAAAAATTGATACAAGTGAAGTAGTTTAGGGTAAACAACATAGTAGTTCATTTTCCTACTCTACATTTTTCCCCCTTTAAGACATAACTATGGCCTGTACTAAGGGAAATAATTTAGTTTAAATTGTTCAATTAAATATCTTATAGGAGTGGAAGATAAGATTGCCATTTCATGAATCTTCAGTGTATTTATCTTAGATTTTTTTTCTCCCCCCCTGGCTTTTGGATTTCGTGTGTGCAAACTGAAGTTGAGTGTGCTTGGAAGTTGGAACTCTTAAAGATGTGCCACTTGGCAGTGTGTAAATATTTTGGAGGGGAGCATTTTGAAATTAATTGAATTGACCCAAAAATAGGattttaagaaagaaaaaaatttggaCAAAGCGTTACGGAGTTGGGAAAGGAAACGAAGCAAAGGTTTTGTCCACATAAACATGACTTTTGGGCATGAAAGTAGACACACACAAGAAAATAAAAGGTGTGAAAAGGAATAAACAAACTTTTGAGATTGAATCTCAACAtagattataattattattattaatttcttcTAGTGATTTTgattcatttaatttaatttcaataaaacttGACATCATGGTAGAATATTGGAGATTCTAGAACTTTGCCATTTGGCTTGAAAGTAGGTTCAATTTTCCCACCGCAACCTTCTATAAGACTTGAGAGTGATCCACAACACACGGTGGAGTTGACGGTCTCCACATATAGTGCAAAAGGAGGAAAAAGTGACGCGTAGGAacacataaatattatttttaaatattttatcagTTTAATTTAACCTATTagatattctaaaatattttatattattact is a window from the Arachis hypogaea cultivar Tifrunner chromosome 17, arahy.Tifrunner.gnm2.J5K5, whole genome shotgun sequence genome containing:
- the LOC112766216 gene encoding mitogen-activated protein kinase kinase kinase 18, which translates into the protein MASSTSTWVRGKCVGRGAFGTVNVAVTKSDGYVFAVKSVDLITAPTAQIEALENEIRILRLLPPSPHVITFLGDDVTCERTNGASTFRNLHLEYMPRGTVADLDPADVDERLVRRYASCLVHALRHLHALGVVHCDVKGRNVLVSDDGGAVKLADFGSAAEYSGESCVGSRGSPMWMAPEVVRREYQGPESDVWSLGCTVIEMVTGKPPWEDRGADTLSRIGYSSELPEFPTRLSELGRDFLEKCLRREKSERWSCDQLLQHPFLVGEGSIKVLESSPRCVLDWVDSGFDSDEEEGEMNWEGECVSSAKGRICKLATGIGANWETQGWIVVRALASESDEEATIITEATGNGEEGVVSEFGNDVARVESGIEVGACGEYSDFCGRTGEKVGRVKWERRKNKRLVWRRWKLHRQGGGCGNKWENELDKNGIKGIFTIYSLHCKIFNLYYYLIFSVFIINKLCLSSTLNCFTVCDMENSLNIRKN